In Rhododendron vialii isolate Sample 1 chromosome 9a, ASM3025357v1, the following are encoded in one genomic region:
- the LOC131301422 gene encoding uncharacterized protein LOC131301422 codes for MGMGKPFDGMRGKSFNASKFSALLNLSVSRIAVLRNQRGARCNIAQSDVVHILKLGQHDRALLRVEQVFKEQNMLDVFVVMEGYCHLMAERINLIEHERECPDELKEAVASMLYASTRCGEFPELQEMRAIFTSRYGKEFVARATELRNNCGVNPKVIQKLSTRQPILENKLKVLKEIASENNIVLQFEEASSMTTEGKLEKERKQQEVMEKMESFSDSVKAPRKYKDVADAAQAAFKSAANAAAAARAAVELSKSGPHDPNDQNGFVSGKRKATDEHEGTESKLQTTEENNSGRMDDQNVGIGFGKVDVIGNYRSESEDEEIRGKNRAEEEMERGMSGLSSDSDVLEGSRMPMEVVGEIRPAENESGESGKETGHEKGVLLSGNQEFGSEMKPPGSPMNEEGLVSKKSDTVMDDDLSERNGAKLDQSEKKVRVGFRAGLKARLRAWQS; via the exons ATGGGCATGGGGAAACCGTTTGACGGTATGCGTGGGAAGAGCTTCAACGCCTCCAAATTCAGCGCCCTCCTCAACCTCTCCGTTTCCCGGATCGCCGTCCTCCGCAACCAGCGCGGCGCCCGCTGCAACATCGCCCAGTCCGACGTCGTCCACATCCTCAAACTCGGCCAACATGATCGAGCTCTCCTTCGG gttGAGCAAGTTTTCAAGGAGCAGAATATGTTGGATGTATTTGTTGTGATGGAAGGCTATTGTCATTTGATGGCAGAGAGGATCAACCTCATCGAACACGAAAG AGAATGTCCGGACGAGCTGAAGGAGGCAGTAGCAAGCATGTTGTATGCATCCACGAGGTGTGGTGAATTTCCAGAGCTTCAAGAGATGCGAGCGATCTTCACGTCTCGATACGGGAAGGAGTTCGTGGCTCGTGCCACCGAGTTACGCAACAATTGCGGGGTGAATCCTAAG GTGATACAAAAGCTGTCAACCAGACAGccaattttggaaaacaaattgAAGGTGCTCAAGGAAATTGCTTCCGAAAACAACATTGTTTTGCAGTTTGAGGAAGCTTCTTCCATGACCACAGAG GGAAAATTGGAGAAAGAACGCAAACAGCAGGAAGTGATGgaaaaaatggagagtttttcaGATTCAGTGAAAGCACCGAGAAAATACAAAGACGTAGCTGATGCAGCGCAAGCAGCTTTTAAATCGGCAGCTAATGCTGCAGCAGCGGCAAGGGCAGCGGTGGAACTCTCTAAGTCTGGACCCCATGACCCTAATGACCAGAATGGTTTTGTTTCTGGAAAGAGAAAGGCGACTGATGAGCATGAAGGAACTGAATCAAAACTTCAAACCACTGAGGAGAACAATTCGGGAAGGATGGACGATCAAAATGTTGGAATTGGATTTGGGAAAGTTGATGTTATTGGGAACTACCGTTCTGAATCTGAAGACGAGGAGATTCGTGGTAAAAATAGAGCTGAAGAAGAGATGGAAAGAGGGATGTCGGGTTTAAGTTCAGATTCGGATGTGTTGGAGGGAAGTAGAATGCCTATGGAGGTAGTTGGGGAGATAAGGCCAGCGGAGAATGAGTCTGGTGAGAGCGGCAAAGAGACCGGACATGAAAAAGGAGTGCTCTTATCAGGGAACCAAGAATTTGGTTCGGAGATGAAGCCTCCCGGTTCTCCTATGAATGAAGAAGGTTTGGTTTCGAAAAAATCTGATACGGTTATGGATGACGATCTTTCTGAAAGAAATGGCGCAAAGCTCGATCAATCTGAAAAGAAGGTCCGTGTAGGATTTAGAGCTGGCCTGAAGGCAAGACTCAGGGCCTGGCAATCCTGA